A single window of Gossypium hirsutum isolate 1008001.06 chromosome A10, Gossypium_hirsutum_v2.1, whole genome shotgun sequence DNA harbors:
- the LOC107897637 gene encoding NADH dehydrogenase [ubiquinone] 1 alpha subcomplex subunit 8-B: protein MAKVVDATGEPIPTSSVLMSSAKHIEIKCMSENVEFLKCKKKDPNPEKCLDKGRQATRCALGVLKDLYQRCKDPMEAYVGCMYYYTNEFDLCCKEQQAFEKACPLD from the exons ATGGCGAAAGTGGTGGATGCGACGGGGGAACCGATCCCAACGTCGTCGGTGCTGATGTCATCAGCAAAGCACATAGAGATTAAATGTATGTCCGAAAACGTGGAGTTCCTCAAGTGTAAGAAGAAAGATCCCAACCCTGAGAAATGTCTCGATAAGGGCCGCCAAGCTACTCGCTGTGCCCTTGGAGT GCTAAAAGATCTGTATCAGAGATGCAAAGACCCCATGGAAGCTTATGTGGGATGCATGTATTACTACACAAATGAGTTCGATTTATGTTGCAAAGAGCAACAAGCCTTTGAGAAAGCTTGCCCTTTGGACTGA